Proteins encoded in a region of the Chelonoidis abingdonii isolate Lonesome George chromosome 2, CheloAbing_2.0, whole genome shotgun sequence genome:
- the DEK gene encoding protein DEK, protein MSSSKDDTMSAEQTDEREPETENKVEESDEEEEEEEEEEKEKSLIVEGKREKKKVERLTMQVSSLQREPFTIAPGKGQKLCEIERIQFFLSKKKTDELRNLHKLLYNRPGTVASLKKNVGQFSGFPFEKGSDQYKKKEEMLKKFRNAMLKSICEVLDLERSGVNNELVTRILNFLMHPKPSGKPLPKSKKTPSKGGKKERSSSGTARKVKRTKCPEILLYESSSEEEDEKKEKAESSEEDKESEEEQPKKASKKEKPKQKMTSKNKKAVKSANIKKADSSTTKKNQNSSKKDLESESEDSSDDEPLIKKLKKPPTDEDLKETVKKLLANANLEEVTMKQICKEVYESYPNYDLSERKDFIKNTVKELIS, encoded by the exons ATGTCTTCCTCAAAAGATGATACAATGTCTGCTGAACAGACAGATGAGAGAGAAcctgaaactgaaaacaaagttgAGGAGagtgatgaggaagaggaggaggaggaggaggaagaaaaag AAAAGAGTCTCATTgttgaagggaagagagagaagaaaaaagtagAGAGATTGACCATGCAGGTATCCTCGTTACAAAGGGAACCTTTTACAATTGCACCAG GAAAGGGACAAAAACTTTGCGAAATTGAAAGGATACAGTTTTTTTTGAGTAAGAAGAAAACAGATGAACTCAGAAATCTACACAAACTCCTTTACAACAGGCCAGGcaca GTTGCCTCACTAAAGAAGAACGTGGGTCAGTTCAGCGGGTTTCCATTTGAAAAAGGAAGTGAtcaatataaaaaaaaggaagaaatgctAAAAAA ATTCAGGAATGCCATGTTGAAAAGTATCTGTGAGGTTCTTGATTTGGAAAGATCAGGAGTTAATAATGAACTGGTTACCAGAATCTTAAACTTCTTAATGCATCCAAAACCTTCAGGCAAG CCATTGCCAAAGTCCAAAAAAACACCCAGTAAAGGCGGCAAAAAAGAACGCAGTAGCTCAGGAACTGCACGAAAAGTAAAACGCACCAAATGTCCTGAGATTTTGTTGTATGAATCTAGTagtgaggaggaggatgaaaagaaagagaaggcTGAATCTTCTGAAGAAGATAAAGAGAGTGAAGAGGAG CAACCGAAGAAAGcatctaaaaaagaaaaacctaagCAAAAGATGACTTCGAAAAACAAGAAAGCTGTGAAAAGTGCTAATATCAAGAAAGCAGATAGTAGCACTACAAAGAAGAATCAGAACAGTTCGAAAAAAG ATTTAGAAAGTGAGTCTGAGGATAGTTCAGATGACGaacctttaattaaaaagttgAAGAAACCACCTACAGATGAAGATCTTAAGGAAACTGTCAAGAAGTTATTGGCCAATGCAAATTTGGAGGAAGTAACCATGAAACAGATTTGCAAAGAG GTATATGAAAGTTATCCCAATTATGACTTGTCTGAAAGGAAAGATTTCATCAAAAACACAGTTAAAGAG TTGATTTCATGA